One segment of Elusimicrobiota bacterium DNA contains the following:
- the ricT gene encoding regulatory iron-sulfur-containing complex subunit RicT produces MPIIVGLIVRRMKEKIYAETAQFDVNIGDRLLIETEHGQEVGLVCEREKMVEKVKDALGKVLRKINENDKLRFKENEEKSHQALKSVLQKIEDHELEMKLTCVEYSFDRSKLFIYYTSETRVDFRELIKDLGHILKTRIQMVQIGVRDEAKMVGGIGSCGRRLCCQEFLKDFTSVTIDMAKEQDLSLNTAKLSGLCGRLMCCLAYEHESYKQCKKNLPHVGSKIHTPDGTGTVVSINCLKEEVAVELADQQKKIYKADKLTPK; encoded by the coding sequence ATGCCAATAATAGTAGGGTTAATCGTCCGAAGAATGAAGGAAAAAATTTATGCCGAAACGGCCCAGTTTGACGTTAACATAGGCGATCGCCTGCTTATAGAAACTGAACACGGCCAAGAAGTAGGACTGGTCTGCGAGCGCGAAAAAATGGTTGAAAAAGTCAAAGATGCGCTGGGTAAAGTTCTTAGGAAAATCAACGAAAACGATAAGTTAAGGTTCAAGGAAAACGAAGAAAAGTCCCACCAAGCGCTTAAAAGTGTCCTTCAAAAGATTGAAGATCATGAGCTTGAGATGAAACTCACTTGCGTTGAATATTCTTTTGACCGTTCAAAATTATTTATTTATTACACTTCGGAAACAAGAGTGGATTTCAGGGAATTGATAAAGGATCTCGGGCATATCCTTAAAACAAGAATACAAATGGTACAAATAGGAGTTCGTGACGAAGCTAAAATGGTCGGCGGAATCGGAAGCTGCGGAAGAAGGCTGTGCTGCCAGGAATTTTTGAAAGATTTTACTTCCGTTACGATTGATATGGCTAAGGAACAGGATCTTTCGCTTAATACCGCAAAACTCTCCGGCCTTTGCGGCAGGCTTATGTGCTGTCTTGCCTACGAACACGAAAGTTATAAACAGTGCAAGAAAAATCTCCCTCACGTAGGAAGCAAAATTCACACTCCTGATGGAACCGGAACTGTAGTTTCAATAAATTGCCTTAAAGAAGAAGTCGCTGTGGAACTGGCTGACCAGCAAAAAAAAATTTACAAAGCAGACAAATTGACTCCGAAATGA